From the genome of Scytonema hofmannii PCC 7110, one region includes:
- a CDS encoding XisI protein, giving the protein MDTLDAYRRIIKDVLIPYTQIPYSHGDIHCKTVFDSENDNYLLVTLGWDGVKRIHGCLVHIEIIDGKVWVQRDDTEDGVTYELVDAGIPKDKIVLGFHPPNVRPHTGYAVA; this is encoded by the coding sequence ATGGATACCTTAGACGCTTATCGACGCATTATTAAAGATGTATTAATTCCATATACACAAATTCCTTACTCCCACGGAGACATTCATTGTAAAACAGTCTTTGATAGCGAAAATGATAACTATCTACTCGTTACTTTGGGCTGGGATGGTGTGAAGCGAATTCATGGTTGTTTAGTCCATATTGAAATTATTGATGGCAAAGTGTGGGTGCAACGGGATGATACAGAAGATGGCGTTACCTATGAATTAGTAGACGCAGGAATTCCCAAAGATAAGATCGTGTTAGGATTTCATCCACCTAACGTTCGTCCCCATACAGGATATGCAGTTGCTTGA